The following are encoded together in the Echeneis naucrates chromosome 9, fEcheNa1.1, whole genome shotgun sequence genome:
- the cdc45 gene encoding cell division control protein 45 homolog isoform X2, whose amino-acid sequence MFLTDIRKEFYEVVANQALFHCDQVQYTLVPVTGWQDLGTAFLEHKEQFRYFVLINCGANVDLLEMLQPDDDSIFFICDTHRPVDVVNVYNDNQIKLLIKQDDDLGVPSYDDIFRDEDDEGEDSGNESDEGSEPSGKRRRFDDGAVERRIERQRARREWEARRREILFDYEQYEYHGTSAAVMFFELAWVLTKDTKDMLWWAIIGLTDQWVHDKITHMKYVTDIATMQRHVSRHNHRNEDEENSLSIDCMRISFEYDLRLTLYQHWSLYESICNSCYTSCNFKLWTLNGQKKLQEFLADMGLPLKQVRQKFNSMDMSIKENLRDVIEESSNKYGMKDIRIQTFGVHFGFKNRFLASDMVHATAALLENNEKDESDSDSFIKALDSLSRSNLDRLHTGIDLAKKKLIAVQQTVASCICTNLILSQGPFLYCYLMEGTPDVKLFSKPMALTLLCKYLLKAFVHSTRNKRCKRLPLIMAAPKDTEKGSVLVVGIPPESETSDKKNFFGRAFEKAAESTGSRTLHDHFDTSIIELKTEDRSKFLDALITLLS is encoded by the exons atgtttctcacGGACATTAGAAAGGAGTTTTATGAAGTCGTTGCCAACCag GCGCTATTCCACTGTGACCAAGTCCAGTACACACTTGTGCCAGTTACAGGCTGGCAGGACCTTGGCACTGCGTTCCTTGAACACAAAGAGCAG TTCAGATACTTTGTTCTCATCAACTGTGGGGCAAATGTCGATCTCCTTGAGATGCTGCAGCCCGATGATGACTCCATCTTCTTCATCTGTGACACTCATCGCCCTGTAGATGTGGTCAATGTCTACAATGACAACCAG ATTAAGTTACTAATCAAACAGGATGATGACCTCGGTGTGCCCTCATATGATGATATTTTCCGAGACGAagatgatgaaggagaagatTCTGGAAATGAGAGTGACGAAGGCTCTGAGCCTTCTGGCAAACGGAGAAGATTTGATGAT GGAGCGGTTGAGAGGAGAATTGAAAGACAGCGGGCAAGGAGGGAGTGGGAAGCACGAAG GAGGGAGATCTTGTTTGACTACGAGCAGTATGAATATCATGGGACTTCT GCTGCAGTGATGTTTTTTGAACTAGCGTGGGTTTTGACTAAAGACACCAAAGACATGCTCTG GTGGGCCATCATTGGGCTGACAGACCAGTGGGTCCATGATAAAATCACACA TATGAAATATGTGACTGACATCGCCACAATGCAGCGACATGTTTCCCGACATAACCACAGaaatgaggatgaggagaatTCACTCTCCATCGACTGCATGAGGATCTCCTTTGAATATGA CCTCCGACTAACCCTCTACCAGCACTGGTCTCTGTATGAAAGCATTTGTAATTCATGTTACACGTCGTGCAACTTTAAGCTTTGGACATTAAATGGACAAAAGAAGCTCCAGGAGTTCCTCGCTGACATGGG ACTGCCCCTGAAACAAGTGCGGCAGAAATTCAATTCCATGGACATGTCGATCAAAGAGAATCTAAGAGATGTCATTGAAGAGTCTTCTAATAAATATGG TATGAAGGATATCCGTATCCAGACGTTTGGCGTTCACTTTGGCTTTAAGAACCGTTTCCTGGCCAGTGACATGGTGCACGCTACTGCTGCTTTACTAGAGAACAACGAGAAAGACgagagtgacagtgacagctTCATCAAGGCTCTTGACTCCCTGTCTAG GAGTAACCTTGATCGGCTGCATACAGGCATTGACCTGGCTAAGAAAAAGTTGATTGCTGTCCAGCAGACTGTAGCCAGCTGCATCTGTACCAACCTCATTCTGTCGCAGGGACCCTTCCTTTACTGCTACCTCATGGAG GGAACTCCTGATGTGAAGCTCTTTTCTAAACCCATGGCATTGACTCTGCTCTGCAAATACCTCCTGAAAGCTTTTGTCCACTCG ACGAGGAATAAGCGCTGCAAGCGGCTTCCCCTTATCATGGCTGCTCCTAAGGACACAGAGAAGGGAAGTGTCCTTGTTGTGGGAATCCCACCGGAGTCTGAGACATCTGACAAGAAGAA TTTCTTTGGTCGAGCGTTTGAGAAAGCTGCAGAGAGTACTGGCTCCCGAACTCTTCATGACCATTTTGATACATCCA taattgaactgaagactgaagacagaaGTAAGTTTCTGGATGCCCTGATCACCCTCCTCTCATGA
- the cdc45 gene encoding cell division control protein 45 homolog isoform X3, producing the protein MFLTDIRKEFYEVVANQRVALLVAADIDALCACKILQALFHCDQVQYTLVPVTGWQDLGTAFLEHKEQIKLLIKQDDDLGVPSYDDIFRDEDDEGEDSGNESDEGSEPSGKRRRFDDGAVERRIERQRARREWEARRREILFDYEQYEYHGTSAAVMFFELAWVLTKDTKDMLWWAIIGLTDQWVHDKITHMKYVTDIATMQRHVSRHNHRNEDEENSLSIDCMRISFEYDLRLTLYQHWSLYESICNSCYTSCNFKLWTLNGQKKLQEFLADMGLPLKQVRQKFNSMDMSIKENLRDVIEESSNKYGMKDIRIQTFGVHFGFKNRFLASDMVHATAALLENNEKDESDSDSFIKALDSLSRSNLDRLHTGIDLAKKKLIAVQQTVASCICTNLILSQGPFLYCYLMEGTPDVKLFSKPMALTLLCKYLLKAFVHSTRNKRCKRLPLIMAAPKDTEKGSVLVVGIPPESETSDKKNFFGRAFEKAAESTGSRTLHDHFDTSIIELKTEDRSKFLDALITLLS; encoded by the exons atgtttctcacGGACATTAGAAAGGAGTTTTATGAAGTCGTTGCCAACCag AGAGTCGCCCTCCTGGTGGCCGCAGACATCGACGCCCTCTGCGCCTGTAAGATACTTCAG GCGCTATTCCACTGTGACCAAGTCCAGTACACACTTGTGCCAGTTACAGGCTGGCAGGACCTTGGCACTGCGTTCCTTGAACACAAAGAGCAG ATTAAGTTACTAATCAAACAGGATGATGACCTCGGTGTGCCCTCATATGATGATATTTTCCGAGACGAagatgatgaaggagaagatTCTGGAAATGAGAGTGACGAAGGCTCTGAGCCTTCTGGCAAACGGAGAAGATTTGATGAT GGAGCGGTTGAGAGGAGAATTGAAAGACAGCGGGCAAGGAGGGAGTGGGAAGCACGAAG GAGGGAGATCTTGTTTGACTACGAGCAGTATGAATATCATGGGACTTCT GCTGCAGTGATGTTTTTTGAACTAGCGTGGGTTTTGACTAAAGACACCAAAGACATGCTCTG GTGGGCCATCATTGGGCTGACAGACCAGTGGGTCCATGATAAAATCACACA TATGAAATATGTGACTGACATCGCCACAATGCAGCGACATGTTTCCCGACATAACCACAGaaatgaggatgaggagaatTCACTCTCCATCGACTGCATGAGGATCTCCTTTGAATATGA CCTCCGACTAACCCTCTACCAGCACTGGTCTCTGTATGAAAGCATTTGTAATTCATGTTACACGTCGTGCAACTTTAAGCTTTGGACATTAAATGGACAAAAGAAGCTCCAGGAGTTCCTCGCTGACATGGG ACTGCCCCTGAAACAAGTGCGGCAGAAATTCAATTCCATGGACATGTCGATCAAAGAGAATCTAAGAGATGTCATTGAAGAGTCTTCTAATAAATATGG TATGAAGGATATCCGTATCCAGACGTTTGGCGTTCACTTTGGCTTTAAGAACCGTTTCCTGGCCAGTGACATGGTGCACGCTACTGCTGCTTTACTAGAGAACAACGAGAAAGACgagagtgacagtgacagctTCATCAAGGCTCTTGACTCCCTGTCTAG GAGTAACCTTGATCGGCTGCATACAGGCATTGACCTGGCTAAGAAAAAGTTGATTGCTGTCCAGCAGACTGTAGCCAGCTGCATCTGTACCAACCTCATTCTGTCGCAGGGACCCTTCCTTTACTGCTACCTCATGGAG GGAACTCCTGATGTGAAGCTCTTTTCTAAACCCATGGCATTGACTCTGCTCTGCAAATACCTCCTGAAAGCTTTTGTCCACTCG ACGAGGAATAAGCGCTGCAAGCGGCTTCCCCTTATCATGGCTGCTCCTAAGGACACAGAGAAGGGAAGTGTCCTTGTTGTGGGAATCCCACCGGAGTCTGAGACATCTGACAAGAAGAA TTTCTTTGGTCGAGCGTTTGAGAAAGCTGCAGAGAGTACTGGCTCCCGAACTCTTCATGACCATTTTGATACATCCA taattgaactgaagactgaagacagaaGTAAGTTTCTGGATGCCCTGATCACCCTCCTCTCATGA
- the cdc45 gene encoding cell division control protein 45 homolog isoform X1, whose protein sequence is MFLTDIRKEFYEVVANQRVALLVAADIDALCACKILQALFHCDQVQYTLVPVTGWQDLGTAFLEHKEQFRYFVLINCGANVDLLEMLQPDDDSIFFICDTHRPVDVVNVYNDNQIKLLIKQDDDLGVPSYDDIFRDEDDEGEDSGNESDEGSEPSGKRRRFDDGAVERRIERQRARREWEARRREILFDYEQYEYHGTSAAVMFFELAWVLTKDTKDMLWWAIIGLTDQWVHDKITHMKYVTDIATMQRHVSRHNHRNEDEENSLSIDCMRISFEYDLRLTLYQHWSLYESICNSCYTSCNFKLWTLNGQKKLQEFLADMGLPLKQVRQKFNSMDMSIKENLRDVIEESSNKYGMKDIRIQTFGVHFGFKNRFLASDMVHATAALLENNEKDESDSDSFIKALDSLSRSNLDRLHTGIDLAKKKLIAVQQTVASCICTNLILSQGPFLYCYLMEGTPDVKLFSKPMALTLLCKYLLKAFVHSTRNKRCKRLPLIMAAPKDTEKGSVLVVGIPPESETSDKKNFFGRAFEKAAESTGSRTLHDHFDTSIIELKTEDRSKFLDALITLLS, encoded by the exons atgtttctcacGGACATTAGAAAGGAGTTTTATGAAGTCGTTGCCAACCag AGAGTCGCCCTCCTGGTGGCCGCAGACATCGACGCCCTCTGCGCCTGTAAGATACTTCAG GCGCTATTCCACTGTGACCAAGTCCAGTACACACTTGTGCCAGTTACAGGCTGGCAGGACCTTGGCACTGCGTTCCTTGAACACAAAGAGCAG TTCAGATACTTTGTTCTCATCAACTGTGGGGCAAATGTCGATCTCCTTGAGATGCTGCAGCCCGATGATGACTCCATCTTCTTCATCTGTGACACTCATCGCCCTGTAGATGTGGTCAATGTCTACAATGACAACCAG ATTAAGTTACTAATCAAACAGGATGATGACCTCGGTGTGCCCTCATATGATGATATTTTCCGAGACGAagatgatgaaggagaagatTCTGGAAATGAGAGTGACGAAGGCTCTGAGCCTTCTGGCAAACGGAGAAGATTTGATGAT GGAGCGGTTGAGAGGAGAATTGAAAGACAGCGGGCAAGGAGGGAGTGGGAAGCACGAAG GAGGGAGATCTTGTTTGACTACGAGCAGTATGAATATCATGGGACTTCT GCTGCAGTGATGTTTTTTGAACTAGCGTGGGTTTTGACTAAAGACACCAAAGACATGCTCTG GTGGGCCATCATTGGGCTGACAGACCAGTGGGTCCATGATAAAATCACACA TATGAAATATGTGACTGACATCGCCACAATGCAGCGACATGTTTCCCGACATAACCACAGaaatgaggatgaggagaatTCACTCTCCATCGACTGCATGAGGATCTCCTTTGAATATGA CCTCCGACTAACCCTCTACCAGCACTGGTCTCTGTATGAAAGCATTTGTAATTCATGTTACACGTCGTGCAACTTTAAGCTTTGGACATTAAATGGACAAAAGAAGCTCCAGGAGTTCCTCGCTGACATGGG ACTGCCCCTGAAACAAGTGCGGCAGAAATTCAATTCCATGGACATGTCGATCAAAGAGAATCTAAGAGATGTCATTGAAGAGTCTTCTAATAAATATGG TATGAAGGATATCCGTATCCAGACGTTTGGCGTTCACTTTGGCTTTAAGAACCGTTTCCTGGCCAGTGACATGGTGCACGCTACTGCTGCTTTACTAGAGAACAACGAGAAAGACgagagtgacagtgacagctTCATCAAGGCTCTTGACTCCCTGTCTAG GAGTAACCTTGATCGGCTGCATACAGGCATTGACCTGGCTAAGAAAAAGTTGATTGCTGTCCAGCAGACTGTAGCCAGCTGCATCTGTACCAACCTCATTCTGTCGCAGGGACCCTTCCTTTACTGCTACCTCATGGAG GGAACTCCTGATGTGAAGCTCTTTTCTAAACCCATGGCATTGACTCTGCTCTGCAAATACCTCCTGAAAGCTTTTGTCCACTCG ACGAGGAATAAGCGCTGCAAGCGGCTTCCCCTTATCATGGCTGCTCCTAAGGACACAGAGAAGGGAAGTGTCCTTGTTGTGGGAATCCCACCGGAGTCTGAGACATCTGACAAGAAGAA TTTCTTTGGTCGAGCGTTTGAGAAAGCTGCAGAGAGTACTGGCTCCCGAACTCTTCATGACCATTTTGATACATCCA taattgaactgaagactgaagacagaaGTAAGTTTCTGGATGCCCTGATCACCCTCCTCTCATGA